Proteins from one Monodelphis domestica isolate mMonDom1 chromosome 6, mMonDom1.pri, whole genome shotgun sequence genomic window:
- the FJX1 gene encoding four-jointed box protein 1, producing MGWRMRGPGSAAATIGLWVLALGLLLALWTGLAQRAEQHPFPGLGLLRPGRSSVNRAASPVLLLPRLRPGDARGSPAKTFRALLTVPAARESLPQLLPESEELRQPGHVEEPQRGGPAAVQGGIFWSRGLEEQVPRGFSEGQAASWLEAARGARVVALERGGCGRSSNRLARFADGTRACVRYGINPEQIQGEALSYYLARLLGLQRHVPPLALARVEPRGAQWAQVQDELRGAHWAEGSVVSLTRWLPNLTDVVAPAPWRSEDGRLRPLRGGGGELANRSEPELVELVQWTDLILFDYLTANFDRLVSNLFSLQWDPRVMQRATSNLHRGPGGGLVFIDNEAGLVHGYRVAGMWDKYNEPLLKSVCVFRQRTAQLVLELHRGQDAAARLLRLYRRHEPRFPELGALAEPHAQLLQRRLDFLSKHILHCKAKYGGL from the coding sequence ATGGGCTGGAGGATGCGGGGGCCCGGCAGCGCCGCCGCCACCATCGGACTCTGGGTCTTGGCACTGGGTTTGCTTCTAGCGCTGTGGACCGGGCTCGCGCAGCGGGCGGAGCAGCACCCCTTCCCCGGGCTGGGACTGCTGCGCCCCGGGAGGAGCAGTGTGAATCGCGCGGCATCCCCGGTTCTACTCCTTCCCCGTCTACGGCCAGGGGACGCCCGCGGCAGCCCCGCGAAAACTTTCCGGGCACTGCTCACTGTGCCAGCAGCCCGGGAGAGCCTGCCCCAGCTCTTACCCGAGTCGGAGGAGCTGAGGCAGCCGGGGCACGTGGAGGAGCCCCAGAGGGGCGGCCCAGCTGCCGTGCAGGGCGGGATCTTCTGGAGCCGAGGCCTGGAGGAGCAGGTGCCCCGCGGCTTCTCCGAGGGGCAGGCGGCTTCCTGGCTGGAGGCGGCGCGCGGGGCCCGGGTGGTGGCCCTGGAGCGCGGGGGCTGTGGGCGCAGCTCCAACCGGCTGGCCCGCTTCGCCGACGGCACCCGCGCCTGCGTGCGCTATGGCATCAACCCGGAGCAGATCCAGGGCGAGGCCCTGTCCTACTACCTGGCCCGGCTGCTGGGCCTCCAGCGCCACGTGCCCCCGCTGGCGCTGGCGCGGGTGGAGCCGCGAGGCGCGCAGTGGGCGCAGGTGCAGGACGAGCTGCGCGGCGCGCACTGGGCCGAGGGCAGCGTGGTGAGTCTGACTCGCTGGCTGCCCAACCTCACAGACGTAGTAGCCCCTGCTCCCTGGCGCTCAGAGGACGGGCGCCTGCGGCCCCTGCGTGGCGGTGGGGGCGAGCTGGCCAACCGCAGCGAGCCCGAGCTGGTGGAGCTGGTGCAGTGGACCGACCTGATCCTCTTCGACTACCTGACGGCCAACTTCGACCGACTGGTCAGCAATCTCTTCAGCCTTCAGTGGGACCCGCGGGTCATGCAGCGCGCCACCAGCAACCTGCACCGCGGCCCCGGAGGAGGGCTGGTCTTCATAGACAACGAGGCGGGCCTGGTGCACGGCTACCGGGTGGCCGGCATGTGGGACAAGTACAACGAGCCACTGCTCAAGTCCGTGTGCGTCTTCCGCCAGCGCACCGCCCAGCTGGTACTGGAGTTGCACCGGGGCCAGGACGCTGCCGCGCGGCTCCTACGCCTCTACCGGCGCCACGAGCCCCGCTTTCCCGAGCTGGGCGCCCTGGCCGAGCCCCACGCGCAGCTGCTACAGCGCCGCCTCGATTTCCTTTCCAAGCACATTTTGCACTGCAAGGCCAAGTACGGCGGACTGTGA